One segment of Herbaspirillum hiltneri N3 DNA contains the following:
- a CDS encoding hybrid sensor histidine kinase/response regulator, which produces MDTNNKEPMAIDAADASAPRVAFDLQLRLLGALLALCILTSLALLSVLGFVQWRTLHEQAALSAARATVVAKEHADKVFELNAALKGRVEDALVGMSEESIRAGEKNIHTKLRRMIAGLPQVIAVAVVDKNGDVLAHSRDYPAPPISIADRDYFIALKEGKQESVSPIVVGRRTMQPMFTDGVARRSEDGEFQGIILVSLDPNYFLSFYEEMLPGEMHQSLSLVRQDGAILVRYPKMPKVMAVVPPSAPFFLGIGADPISGALTGVSPLDGTKKIIAYRRVANHDLYVVSAGSLSHVWNSWLSYMALAAGLLLVPSGLLCGIIIFSIRKVKDQRIAWAHWRHEFTLRHKAESTLRESQKFEALGKLLGRVAHDFNNCLMVVTTGIQIIRLKRIAGVEKQIDAIERAVNGGQQLTRQLLGVSRRQPLKPEVFLLQTRMSEWQTLLLNPIGAERCTIIVEPDTWPVCVDPIELQLALINVLMNARDASPSEGKITLQIGNVLKRNDQQTHDYFVRLAVIDHGVGMSESARRQAFDPLFTTKEAGKGTGLGLSQVQNFSRAAGGHVELESTLGVGTTVSIFLPAAEGASQTPEQAVAPAAMKPLKLLLVEDNLDVADGIITLLQTAGHTVTHMKNAMDAEQFLLDNQVELVISDIHMPGGITGIALAKKLKLSHPALPVILISGYAEDLQSAMKSGFKVVSKPFSLESINRHLQIDADQKG; this is translated from the coding sequence TTGGACACCAACAATAAAGAACCAATGGCGATTGACGCTGCGGATGCCAGTGCGCCGCGCGTCGCATTTGACCTGCAGTTGCGGCTTCTCGGCGCTTTGCTCGCCCTGTGCATCCTGACGTCGCTGGCGCTGTTGAGCGTGCTCGGTTTTGTCCAGTGGCGCACGCTGCACGAACAGGCCGCGTTGTCCGCCGCGCGCGCCACCGTGGTTGCCAAGGAGCATGCCGACAAGGTGTTTGAACTGAATGCGGCGCTCAAGGGGCGGGTCGAAGATGCGCTCGTCGGGATGAGTGAAGAGAGCATCCGCGCCGGTGAAAAGAATATCCATACGAAATTGCGCCGCATGATTGCCGGCTTGCCGCAAGTCATCGCCGTGGCCGTCGTCGACAAGAACGGCGACGTGCTGGCTCATAGCCGTGACTATCCGGCGCCGCCGATCTCGATTGCGGACCGCGATTATTTCATCGCGCTCAAAGAAGGCAAGCAAGAGTCGGTCTCGCCGATTGTGGTCGGACGGCGGACGATGCAACCGATGTTTACCGATGGCGTGGCGCGGCGATCCGAAGATGGAGAATTCCAGGGAATCATCCTGGTGTCGCTGGACCCCAATTATTTCCTGTCGTTCTACGAAGAAATGCTCCCTGGGGAAATGCATCAGTCCCTGTCGCTGGTGCGGCAGGATGGCGCAATCCTGGTGCGCTATCCGAAAATGCCGAAAGTGATGGCCGTCGTGCCGCCGTCCGCGCCATTCTTTCTCGGCATCGGGGCAGATCCGATCTCGGGCGCTCTGACGGGTGTCTCGCCGCTGGACGGCACCAAAAAAATCATCGCTTACCGGCGTGTCGCCAACCACGACCTCTATGTCGTTTCGGCAGGTTCGCTTTCCCACGTGTGGAATTCCTGGCTTTCCTATATGGCGCTGGCGGCGGGTTTGCTGCTGGTGCCGAGCGGCTTGCTGTGCGGAATCATCATTTTTTCCATCCGCAAGGTCAAGGATCAGCGCATTGCCTGGGCGCATTGGCGCCATGAGTTCACCTTGCGCCACAAGGCGGAATCCACGCTGCGCGAATCGCAGAAATTCGAAGCGCTCGGCAAACTGCTGGGCCGCGTGGCGCACGATTTCAACAATTGCCTGATGGTGGTCACGACCGGCATCCAGATCATCCGCCTCAAGCGCATCGCCGGCGTCGAGAAGCAGATCGACGCCATTGAACGCGCGGTCAACGGCGGCCAGCAACTGACGCGGCAATTGCTGGGCGTCAGCCGCCGTCAGCCGCTCAAGCCGGAAGTATTCCTGCTGCAGACGCGCATGTCCGAGTGGCAGACCTTGCTGCTCAATCCGATCGGCGCGGAGCGCTGCACCATCATCGTGGAGCCCGACACCTGGCCGGTCTGCGTCGATCCGATCGAATTGCAGCTGGCGCTGATCAACGTGCTCATGAATGCGCGCGACGCCAGTCCTTCAGAGGGCAAGATCACGCTGCAGATCGGCAACGTCCTCAAGCGCAATGACCAGCAGACGCATGATTATTTTGTCCGCCTGGCCGTCATCGATCACGGCGTCGGCATGTCGGAGAGTGCGCGCCGGCAGGCATTCGATCCGCTGTTTACGACCAAGGAAGCCGGCAAGGGAACCGGGCTGGGATTATCGCAGGTGCAGAATTTTTCACGCGCAGCCGGCGGCCATGTCGAACTGGAAAGCACGCTTGGCGTCGGCACCACGGTATCCATCTTCCTGCCGGCCGCCGAAGGAGCGTCGCAAACGCCGGAGCAAGCCGTGGCGCCTGCGGCGATGAAGCCGCTAAAGCTGCTGCTGGTCGAAGATAACCTGGACGTTGCCGACGGCATCATCACGCTGCTGCAGACGGCCGGACACACGGTCACGCACATGAAGAACGCGATGGATGCGGAGCAATTCCTGCTGGACAACCAGGTCGAGCTGGTGATCTCCGACATCCACATGCCGGGAGGCATCACCGGCATCGCGCTGGCGAAGAAGCTGAAACTGTCGCACCCGGCGCTGCCGGTGATCCTCATCAGCGGCTATGCCGAAGACCTGCAGTCGGCGATGAAGAGCGGCTTCAAGGTGGTGTCGAAGCCGTTCTCGCTGGAGAGCATCAATCGGCATTTGCAGATTGACGCCGATCAAAAGGGATGA
- a CDS encoding LysR family transcriptional regulator: MNKLRQLDLNLLVTLDVLLSEHNVTRAAQRLNFSQPSVSVHLAKLREIFGDPLLLPGPRGMQPTARAEELRIPLRDALQALERAVAPGGGFDPASADNTWRIAATDATETAVLLPALPGLRAAAPGTRLAVVELAPARIARQAEQGEIDLAFHTTDDAPPGMRQRVLFREHYVLVGRSGHPKLRRKPTAAQFCTLEHVIVSPDGGGFRGVTDEALAAAGLTRRVVLSVPHFLFMMSVLANTDLVAMLPSRLLRGSAALQVVEPPVDVAGYDMAMLWHERSHRDPAHQWLREHLADSV, from the coding sequence ATGAACAAACTGCGGCAACTCGATCTCAATCTGCTGGTGACGCTGGACGTGCTGCTGTCCGAGCACAACGTGACGCGTGCAGCGCAGCGGCTGAATTTTTCTCAACCCTCGGTCAGCGTTCATCTGGCCAAGCTGCGCGAGATATTCGGCGACCCCTTGTTGCTGCCGGGACCGCGCGGCATGCAGCCAACCGCACGCGCCGAAGAATTGCGGATACCCTTGCGCGACGCCTTGCAGGCGCTTGAACGCGCGGTGGCGCCGGGAGGCGGATTCGACCCCGCCAGCGCGGACAATACCTGGCGCATTGCCGCCACCGATGCCACCGAAACGGCAGTGTTGCTACCGGCCTTGCCCGGTTTGCGCGCGGCTGCGCCGGGCACGCGCCTGGCGGTGGTCGAGCTGGCGCCTGCGCGCATTGCGCGGCAGGCGGAACAGGGCGAAATCGACCTGGCCTTCCACACCACCGATGACGCGCCGCCCGGCATGCGCCAGCGCGTGCTGTTTCGGGAGCACTATGTCCTGGTCGGGCGCAGCGGCCATCCCAAACTCCGGCGCAAACCGACAGCGGCGCAGTTCTGCACACTGGAGCACGTGATCGTGTCGCCGGATGGCGGCGGTTTTCGCGGCGTTACCGACGAGGCGCTGGCTGCGGCCGGACTGACGCGTCGCGTGGTGTTGTCGGTACCGCATTTCCTGTTCATGATGTCGGTGCTGGCCAATACCGACCTGGTCGCCATGCTGCCGTCGCGGCTGCTGCGCGGGTCGGCTGCGCTGCAGGTGGTCGAACCTCCTGTCGACGTCGCCGGGTATGACATGGCGATGCTATGGCATGAGCGCTCGCATCGGGATCCTGCGCACCAATGGCTACGCGAGCATCTTGCGGATTCTGTGTAG
- a CDS encoding NAD(P)H-dependent oxidoreductase, with protein MNILIVYAHPEPRSLNGSLKDFAVARLKEAGHAVQVSDLYAMNWKAPIDADDSLAPRTGERFDASLASMHAFENGLQSEDIVREQDKLRWADTVILQFPLWWYSMPAIMKGWVERVYAYGFAYGVGEHSDAHWGDRFGEGTLAGKRAMVIVTTGGWESHYAARGINGPIDDLLFPIHHGILYYPGFEVLPPFVVYRTGKIDAARYAGIRTALGERLDKLESTTPIAFRPQNAGDYAIPALTLREDIAPGVTGFAAHVRDAAEAR; from the coding sequence ATGAATATCCTGATTGTGTACGCCCATCCCGAACCGCGATCGCTCAACGGTTCGCTAAAGGATTTCGCCGTCGCCCGCCTGAAAGAGGCCGGCCACGCCGTGCAGGTGTCCGACCTGTACGCGATGAACTGGAAAGCACCGATCGATGCCGACGACAGCCTGGCGCCGCGCACCGGTGAGCGCTTCGATGCATCGCTGGCGTCGATGCACGCCTTCGAGAACGGCCTGCAAAGCGAGGACATCGTGCGCGAGCAGGACAAGCTGCGCTGGGCCGACACGGTGATACTGCAATTTCCGCTGTGGTGGTATTCGATGCCAGCCATCATGAAGGGCTGGGTGGAACGCGTATACGCTTACGGCTTCGCCTATGGCGTCGGCGAACATTCCGATGCGCACTGGGGAGACCGTTTCGGCGAAGGCACGCTGGCGGGCAAGCGCGCGATGGTGATCGTGACCACCGGCGGCTGGGAGTCGCACTATGCAGCACGCGGCATCAACGGGCCGATCGACGACCTGCTGTTCCCTATCCACCATGGCATCCTGTATTACCCCGGCTTTGAAGTACTGCCGCCGTTCGTGGTGTACCGTACCGGCAAGATCGACGCGGCGCGCTACGCCGGCATCCGGACAGCGCTCGGCGAACGTCTCGACAAGCTGGAGAGCACCACGCCGATCGCCTTCCGGCCACAGAACGCCGGCGACTACGCTATTCCGGCGCTGACGCTGCGCGAGGACATTGCACCTGGGGTGACGGGTTTTGCTGCGCATGTGCGCGATGCGGCAGAGGCGCGTTGA